From Diaminobutyricibacter sp. McL0608, one genomic window encodes:
- a CDS encoding universal stress protein — MTEHIIVAVDGDTSHRAPIRWALDRATRTGASVELLFVIGRTWGDSEAAPQPKLIEAADRILTAGREFAQRQAPGIRIRAGWAYGRIAASVVEAAGRSDIVVLGIERRHGIEATFVGSLAVRIAGSSPSTVVAVPYEWADNGSGVVVGIDGTPSAEIALDFGAHEALLHHDALTLVAGGYTANPLLTGLVPERTVDHRRERALETANATVRSMQPAPTVSTREIEAAPAAALIRAARGSRLLVVGSRPRGTAERTLMGSVAHNVLLNLETPVAIARRHDKEMIGHE; from the coding sequence GTGACCGAGCACATCATCGTCGCTGTCGACGGCGACACCTCCCATCGGGCACCCATTCGGTGGGCGCTGGATCGGGCGACGCGAACGGGCGCATCGGTTGAACTGCTGTTCGTCATCGGACGCACCTGGGGCGACTCGGAGGCGGCGCCCCAGCCGAAACTGATCGAGGCGGCAGACCGCATCCTCACCGCCGGCCGCGAATTCGCGCAGCGCCAGGCGCCGGGAATCCGCATCAGAGCCGGCTGGGCTTACGGAAGGATAGCGGCCAGCGTGGTGGAAGCCGCCGGCCGAAGCGATATCGTCGTCCTCGGCATCGAGCGACGGCACGGTATCGAGGCGACCTTCGTCGGGTCCCTCGCCGTGCGCATCGCCGGCAGTTCACCCAGCACCGTCGTCGCAGTGCCCTACGAATGGGCGGACAACGGCAGCGGCGTGGTCGTCGGAATCGACGGAACCCCCTCGGCGGAGATCGCCCTCGACTTCGGCGCGCACGAAGCACTGCTGCACCACGATGCATTGACGCTCGTGGCCGGCGGCTACACCGCGAACCCCCTCCTCACCGGCCTCGTCCCCGAACGGACCGTCGACCATCGACGCGAGCGGGCACTCGAAACGGCGAACGCCACGGTCCGCTCGATGCAACCCGCGCCGACGGTATCCACGCGCGAGATCGAAGCCGCGCCGGCAGCCGCGCTCATCCGAGCCGCACGTGGCAGCCGGCTCCTGGTGGTCGGCAGTCGTCCACGTGGAACAGCCGAGCGAACTCTCATGGGTTCCGTCGCGCATAACGTGCTCCTGAACCTTGAGACACCCGTCGCCATAGCGCGCCGCCACGACAAGGAGATGATCGGCCATGAATGA
- a CDS encoding response regulator transcription factor, giving the protein MGENAVNTGSIRVFLVDDHEIVRRGIADLLDAEADLEVVGEAATVAQARARIAATKPDVAVLDVRLPDGSGIDVCREIRSTMPGVRCLILTAYDDDDALRAAVIAGASGYVLKDIRGGRLIESVRLAAAGKNLIDPAIARRVVSQLKGATATDPLLDGLSLRERQVLALIADGLTNRQIGERLKLAEKTVKNYVSSLLSKLGLEHRTQAAILHLEHRNAAPSP; this is encoded by the coding sequence GTGGGCGAGAACGCCGTGAACACGGGATCCATCCGCGTCTTCCTGGTCGACGATCACGAGATCGTCCGACGCGGAATCGCCGACCTGCTGGATGCAGAAGCCGACCTCGAGGTGGTCGGAGAGGCAGCTACGGTCGCCCAGGCGCGTGCTCGAATCGCGGCGACGAAACCGGATGTGGCCGTACTGGATGTGCGTCTGCCAGACGGCAGCGGGATCGATGTCTGCCGTGAGATCCGGAGCACGATGCCGGGCGTCCGCTGCTTGATCCTGACGGCCTATGACGACGATGACGCTCTGCGAGCCGCTGTCATCGCGGGTGCATCCGGATACGTGCTGAAAGACATCAGGGGCGGCAGGCTCATCGAGTCCGTCCGGCTCGCGGCTGCCGGGAAGAATCTGATCGATCCGGCCATCGCCAGGCGCGTCGTCAGCCAGTTGAAGGGCGCGACTGCGACAGACCCGTTGCTCGATGGCCTGAGCCTGCGTGAACGGCAGGTACTCGCGTTGATCGCTGACGGCCTGACGAACCGGCAGATCGGGGAGCGGTTGAAACTCGCGGAGAAGACCGTGAAGAACTACGTGTCGTCCCTGCTCAGCAAACTCGGGCTCGAACACAGAACCCAGGCGGCGATCCTGCACCTCGAACACAGGAACGCGGCTCCGAGCCCGTAG